The sequence below is a genomic window from Monodelphis domestica isolate mMonDom1 chromosome 2, mMonDom1.pri, whole genome shotgun sequence.
tcaccatcttatttgttcagccattccccgatggATGGCCATCTGCTCAGTTTCCAAGGGCCCCTACAAATAGCTTCATACAAGTAGGTCCTCCCCCCCCCTGCCCCTTTTTGAGGGAGATCATCTTTAACTAtaggaattaggaaaggcttcctggagtaGGTGGTGGCTGAGCTTAATAATGAAGACCTGTACAACAAAGATAATGACAGCTGATTTTTTGTAActtttagcttctgtcttagaatcacctTTATAGTGTCAtggttccaagtcaaaagagaggtaagggttaggcaatggggttaaaagtgacttgcccagggtcccacagctgggactagtgtctgaggccagatttgaacccagaaggtCCAATCTGTtggtctggctctatccactgagccacccagctaccccaaaGCTGATATTGATCAAGTACTTTTAAGACTGGCCAAGGGCTCAAcatacattgtctcatttgatcctcacaaaaaaaaTGGTGCACTGATGGTCTTGAAAAATTCAAAGTCAGATGGAGACATAAGCTATGATTAGAATTCCTGCTGTTAGAGACACTCCTCCAAAAGATGTAGTTTGAAAAGACTACATAACTGAAAAGTACCACTAATCCCATTGCCCAAAGTACAGCCAACCCTAAGGCAAGTCCCAGCATTGTATCCACTCTGTGGGCacaggggtgggggcagggccctGTCTTAGGAAGCCAATGCAGCTGGCACAGAAACAGGGCCCTGTGAGGGCAGGGTGACACAATGCAGCTCTGAGTGGCCTCTCAATGGACGTCTGTGTTCTCGGGCTCTGTGGAGGGGGCCATCCCCCCAGCCCCTTCTGTCCACTTCTCTCTGGGCCCCTCCTCGCGAGGGACTCTCAGTAACCAGGGCAGCCTCTCCTCAAGGCTGGCACATCAACCTGAACGGTCCGAGATGGCCCGGGGTCTGGGATCTCTGGCGCTCTCCTCGATGCCCATGGCCAGGTGAGGCAGGGCTGGGGGGCGTCGCTGGGATCCTCGGGGAAGCGCACAGTAGGCAGAGGAAGCGGGAGCCACGCTTGCTCAGCCCGACCCAAAAGCGTAGGGGATGCTCAGTGCCAAGGTCCACGCGGGGAAGCGCCCAGTGGGGGCCCCTAGTGAGTGGTTATTCGCTGGGGCCAGTAGCACCAAGCCGGCAGGGGTAGAGTTACCCAGGCTGGCTGGGATGCCTGCTTAGTCCCTCCCCTAGAGGGGGcgggagcaggagcaggagctggagctGCCGCCCGCCCGCCAGCCAGCCGCACGCCTACCCGCCGGGGTCCCAGCCCTACCACAGCTCCCGCGACTCCGGCTCCCGTTGGGTcggcttcctctttccctccgCCATCTCCCCCGTGGCCACCCCAGCCCTGCCTTTGCCCCTGTCCTTGCCCCCAGTTATGTCTCCTCCGGGGCTGCCCTGGGCCCCAGCGCAGCAGCTCGCTGGAATATTGTTCTTCAGCCTGTTGGCTCCTCTGGGTAAGGGGGTGGTTTGGGGACGGACCGGCTcagggtgggggaggaagagagagtgatggGGTGGGGGACTGTAGGACCCGGAGGGAGCTCCCGAAGGAGGACACCGCAGAGGGGCCAGGGGAAAGCCCCAAGAACGTGGGCCCTGGGGACTGGATTTCCGGAGGAGGGAAAGGGTGATGAGGCAGGACCCCAGATTGGACGCCTGGAAAGTGGGCACGGGGTCAGATGCCGGGGAGTGAGAGCCCATTGGCAGGAGCGgcgagggggagggggaggtgagTGGCTGCCAGGAGTCCAGTAGGGACTGGTATCCACAAGCCGTTAGAAGGAGGAGGCTGGGAAAGGGGCAAGCATGGTGCCCACTGGGTCCCTACTGTGTTCTTAGTGTTGGCAGATGAAGACTGCCTGTGGTATCTGGATGGGAACGGCTCGTGGCATCCCGGGTTTGACTGTGAAGCCTCCTTCTGCTGTGGGACCTGCTACCACCGTTTCTGCTGCAGAGATCTCTCCAGAATCATCACGGAGAGGCAGCAAAAGCACTGCCTGGCCTTTAGGTGTGAGCCCTTAGCCCCGGCCCTTTTCCTCCcagccccctcccttcctccttcctctgtctctttcttctcctgtGACCCTGCCCCTCCTGACTCTTCACACACACAGGCCATTCTTTTGCTTCTTCCCCCTCCTTAGCTTGGTAATCACAGCTAATGGTTAGTGTCTGGCCTGCAAACTGCTCTCCTGGGTTCCCTCCGGCTGCATATAGGGCCTGAGGCTTGACCTGGTCTGggtttctttatttcctcccccTGAGCCCtattgtttgtttgcttattccTGCCCCAAAGATTCCCTGGAGAGCTAAATTAGCGGTGGAACCCAGGGAGAAGCTTTATCATGTATGCAGGAATGAAGTAAATGCAAAAAGTCTGTGAACACTTTGGGGCTGGACCATCCATGCTCTCTTCCTCAGGCTCTCTGCAGCTCCCAAGAGCCATGGGACACCAAGGGCAGTGGAGCCAGAAAAGTCACCCCAGAAAACTACAAGTCCCAGGATGCCCACTTGGTCTCCCAGATATCTGCTGGCTCACCATGGTGGGGACACTAGGCTCCTCTCTGGGGAAGAGCCTCAGAATAGGCCCCTTCCCTTCTGACCTTAGGGCCTCCCCCACCTTCCCCAGGGGCTCTTCCATGACATATAGCCATCCACTAGGGCTAGAGCAGAACACAGTGTGTTGGACcctataagctttttttttttcaaaagcccGTACCTTCCTCagagaatcagtactatgtattggttccaagtcaaaagagaggtaagggctaggcaatatgggttgtgacttgaccagggtcacacagctaggaagtgtctgaggtcaaatttgaatccaggaccttctgtctctagactgGAATCTCTAGTTCATTATGGCTACAGGATAGCATCCATCCAAGCGTCCTGGCTCCTTCCTCTATGGGCTGGAGGTTGACAGGGTGTTCCTGTGCCCATAGCCCCAAGACTATCGCCGGTATTGCCTCAGCTGTGATCCTGTTCATTGCCGTGGTAGTCACCACCATCTGCTGCTTCCTCTGCTCCTGCTGTTACCTCTACCGCCGACGCCAGCAGCTTCGCACGCCCTTAGAAGGTACTTAGGGGGGTGCTGGGATACGGAGTGGGCTGGTTGGACGTGAATGTGTGTGCACCAAACTTGGAATCACTGGGAGCTTTGCTGTGGGGTATGAGTGAGCATTCTTCTTTGTGGATGTCATAGAGTTGAATGACAACTAGGGGACGGTAGCCAGGGTGGTTGGATGGCGGCCGCTCTGGAGGATGTCCTCATATCACGGAGTTGGAGCtcggaggtcatctagtccaacccctcattttacaaacgaggaaacagcctcagagAAGTTGTggcttgttcaggatcacatagttggTTAAGTCaacaaggcaggatttgaattcaggtcttctgattctaaggcTCTACCTATTATACCATTCTGCCTGTGGtgacattttgcttttttttttaaaccttccatcttacaatcaatactgtttattggttccaagccagaagagtggtaagggctaggcaatgggggtgaagtgacttacccagggccacacagctaggaagtagctgaggccagatttgatcctaggacttcccttctctaggtctgactctcaatccactgagccaccaaataTATTTACCCTGGCAGGTAGGAAGTATGATACTGCTGAGATGGTTTTGGGGTAGGGAGCACTGTGAGTGGGAAGGGCTGGGGGACTCACCCCTGAGGCAGCTGTGCTGGAGTTTGTGATTCCAATCCTTTGAGCTTTTGCTCTCCCTGTCCCAGCTGGGTATTCCCCAGGTGGCCTATTCTCAAGCCCGAGGTCTCTGAAATCTGAGCCCCCTCCAGGAATTGTGCCCTCCCTGCCTTAGGGAACAGAAAGGAGTGTGGTGCTGTAAACTGATCTGTAGCAGTGAGTGTCTGAAGCCTGCCCACCCATTCCTTGTCTCTAGATCAGCTTCTGGAAGCCGAGGGGCTGAGAGAGGAGAGAAGCTTGGGGGATAGCAATCCTGCCGCCTGCCCAGCCACGGTGGCGCAGGAATACCATGACAGTGCTGACCCGGGTTCATTTGAAACAGAGGGGCCCTGATCCTACCCTGGACCAAATGACTGCTCTTCCCTGGCACTCGCCTACAAACCAAGGGGTTCAGATgggataatcttttaaaattcctCTCCCTGCTTACAAGCTTATTCACTGTCAACAAGTATTCATTCTGTGCTCATTTGGTGCTGAGAGTTTAATGTCTGTCCTTTGCTTCCCTAGTTCAAGAGATCCCAATGACAGGCTTCCCCATCCAGCCGATGTACCCGTATCCTCAGGATCCAAAAGCTGGCCCCGCACCCCCCCAGCCAGGCTTCGTGTACCCACCCAGTGGTCCTGCCCCCCAGTATCCTATGTACCCAGCTGGTCCCCCAGTCTACAATCCTGCAGGTGAGAAGCACAAAGCCCCTGGGTTGTCTTCCGTCACAGTGCCCCCAGTCCCTGCTTGGACATCTTCCAGACTGCCTTCTTCAACCCTAAGTTGTTGGTCCCCTTCGCACAAGCCTTGAAGCTGTCCATCCGCATTTCAGCCCGTCTTAGCCTTTCTCACATCCTTCCCCCAACCTGCTAAGAGGCGTTGGTCATGTTTTCCAGTTATGCTCACTAAttccattccttttccttttcagctCCTCCTCCCTACATGCCATCACAGTCCACTTACCCTGGGGCCTGAGGAAGCAGTCCGGTATTTCTGCAGTCTTCCCTCCAGGCAGCACTGTTCTGAGGCAGACCCTAATTTCTCCACCTTGTTCCATTGGTGGGAGAGGATCATGCAGAAGGACCTATCCATGGACATTGAGCATCATACCAAGTGGACAGATACATTGATTTGGGATAGGCTCCCTGACGGCATGGAACAGTCATGGGACACCTATTGGGAAGGGACTTTGGGGCTAGGGAGATGGTGGCATTATTTTTAACATGGGAAGAAAGATAGGAAGTGTTGAGAAGGAAAGCGTGGTGGATGAGGGCACACCCTGTGCCCTGGTAAGTAGTGCCCTCCAGCAGGCCACCTTCAGGAGGGTTGTTGCTTACCCACGTTTGCTGCTCTTTCAACTATCACAACCCATCAGAGTGGAAGTGGAAGAGGGCCACGCCTATGGGTCACCAAtcatcctcttctcccttccttcccactaCTGCCCCACAAATCAGGGCTCTCCCCCCAGATTAAACCTGTAAATAGGTAATACGTCTAAATCCTGCCTTCAGAATCCTTGTGCGTGTGTTGGCACAGGTCCTCGGCTATCGAGCACATGACCCAACTCTCTCCCCAACTTTGGTCTGTCCACCCTCTGTAAGTACCTAAAAATTGTGCCTTCTCCTTCCACTTTTCCCAATTTGGCTGGGTATATATTAGCCTCACATTCCCAGGGATCAGGTGTGTCTCCAAACAGAGACAGGCTAATGCCTTGATCTCCAGTGTTGGTATAAAACTCACCCATTGGGCAACCTGGCACCAGACCCAGCTTTAGTGGCCAACAGAAAGAGGAACAGCTTGGACCCGACTGAGGCAGAGGAGGGCATAAAACCACTCTCTGCTTGTTCCTCAGGTTATGGGGATGCAGCTACTGCTGGCTGGGAAGAAAGGTTGCTCTGTGGTTATAGGGATGCCTCATttagggggaggagaagagaggggagactCCAGAGCTTTTTTCACTCCGGTTTGCTTATCATTTTCCTAGAATAATATGAGGGTGGGTTCTGTTAGGAATCTAAGTTGGCAAAGGAAGCTCAGAATCCAGAAGCAGAAACCCAAGTATCAGAGACTTAAAAGATCATGGCTTTCATTGGTCAATCCCTAAGATTCCATTCATTGCTGTTGCCAGTGTCCTTTTTCCAGGTGGTCCACAAAGGCATCTTTCTCTAAGCagatttgttgttatttagtcttGTCAAACCCCATTTGtagtttttcttagcaaagacactggagtggtttgacagctcattttacattttacagatgaggaaactgaggcaaacaaggtacagtgacttgtccagggtcacacagctactgagtttttgaggccaaatttgaattcaggtcttcctgacacacCAGGTCCAGCACACCACTGTACTGCCTAGCTCAGCTTTTGAGCCCCTAAACAGGCAGAATGTGCTGGGGTTCTAATAAGCAGTTCTCTCTCCACTGGGCATTTGCCTAAACACTATCTTTGGTCCCCATACCCCTGTCACTTATTATTGCATTTCTGAATGGAGGGGAGACCTCGGTTCTTGGCTTTCTCTTAACTATGACtttggttcagtcatttctcattctctagtcttctgtttcttctttttttaatttaatttttttcttctttaaaatgaatttaaggtATATCTCTTAAGGCCCTT
It includes:
- the SHISA4 gene encoding protein shisa-4, producing the protein MSPPGLPWAPAQQLAGILFFSLLAPLVLADEDCLWYLDGNGSWHPGFDCEASFCCGTCYHRFCCRDLSRIITERQQKHCLAFSPKTIAGIASAVILFIAVVVTTICCFLCSCCYLYRRRQQLRTPLEVQEIPMTGFPIQPMYPYPQDPKAGPAPPQPGFVYPPSGPAPQYPMYPAGPPVYNPAAPPPYMPSQSTYPGA